From the Clavibacter phaseoli genome, one window contains:
- a CDS encoding D-isomer specific 2-hydroxyacid dehydrogenase family protein produces the protein MLPRTEDAYLEAVHAGGGEVAELSEDTRGIVWLSIRRAAELTDTLAANPQVQWVQLPFAGVDAFADTLRECDRPDLVWTSAKGAYSEPVAEHALALTLAALRQLPERARATSWGSSAGLSLYRSEVVVVGAGGIALEYIRLLAPFDCSVTVVRRSGDPVEGADRTVTADRLDEVLPGADVVMLAAASTDDTAGLIGAAQLQAMKDTAVLVNIARGALVDPDALLDALRSGAIHGAGLDVTSPEPLPDGHPLFSEPRCIVTPHTADTPDMVRPLLAERIRLNTEAFTRTGDFVGIVEPSSGY, from the coding sequence ATGCTCCCGCGCACCGAGGACGCCTACCTCGAGGCCGTCCACGCGGGCGGCGGCGAGGTGGCCGAGCTGTCGGAGGACACCCGCGGCATCGTCTGGCTCTCCATCCGCCGCGCCGCCGAGCTCACCGACACGCTCGCCGCCAACCCGCAGGTCCAGTGGGTGCAGCTGCCGTTCGCGGGCGTCGACGCCTTCGCCGACACGCTCCGCGAGTGCGACCGGCCGGACCTCGTCTGGACGAGCGCGAAGGGCGCCTACTCCGAGCCGGTCGCCGAGCACGCCCTCGCGCTGACGCTCGCGGCCCTGCGGCAGCTGCCGGAGCGCGCCCGGGCGACCTCCTGGGGATCCTCCGCCGGCCTCTCGCTCTACCGCTCCGAGGTCGTCGTGGTCGGCGCGGGCGGCATCGCCCTGGAGTACATCCGGCTGCTCGCCCCGTTCGACTGCTCCGTGACGGTCGTCCGCCGCAGCGGCGACCCCGTCGAGGGCGCGGACCGCACCGTCACGGCCGACCGGCTCGACGAGGTCCTGCCGGGCGCCGACGTCGTGATGCTCGCCGCGGCCAGCACGGACGACACGGCCGGCCTCATCGGCGCCGCGCAGCTCCAGGCCATGAAGGACACGGCCGTCCTCGTCAACATCGCGCGCGGCGCGCTCGTCGATCCCGACGCCCTGCTCGACGCGCTCCGCTCCGGCGCCATCCACGGCGCGGGCCTCGACGTCACGTCGCCCGAGCCGCTGCCCGACGGCCACCCGCTGTTCTCCGAGCCGCGGTGCATCGTCACGCCGCACACCGCGGACACCCCGGACATGGTGCGGCCGCTGCTGGCCGAGCGGATCCGCCTCAACACGGAGGCGTTCACCCGCACGGGCGACTTCGTCGGCATCGTCGAGCCGTCCTCCGGCTACTGA
- a CDS encoding ABC transporter ATP-binding protein has product MTHTPRDADADGGAAEPVLDARDLRLAYPARRGAETPPAVDGITLRIQPGEVLGVVGASGSGKSSLARVLAGLVPSGDEGAAVPRITGGDASVLGQGLRRIGRRARTRTTYGIGYVPQDAGTTLHPQLTASEAIAEPIFSRDRRFDSQVAARRVVTLLTALDLPPGTQDRYPHELSSGQRQRVALARALVLGPRLLIADEPTSGVDVMSRVAVLDLLRDLQSRGGFSALVVSHDLAVVERLTDRLAVLHRGTLVGYGAIDDVLADPTHPYVRGLAESRTAAAPAAEPAPAERDPDPVVVLRSPEPPARVPHPRRPRT; this is encoded by the coding sequence ATGACGCACACCCCCCGAGACGCCGACGCGGACGGCGGGGCAGCCGAGCCCGTGCTCGACGCCCGCGACCTGCGTCTCGCCTACCCCGCCCGGCGCGGCGCAGAGACGCCGCCGGCCGTGGACGGGATCACGCTGCGGATCCAGCCCGGCGAGGTGCTCGGGGTCGTCGGCGCGAGCGGATCCGGCAAGTCGTCCCTCGCGCGCGTGCTCGCGGGCCTCGTGCCGTCGGGCGACGAGGGGGCCGCCGTGCCGCGGATCACGGGCGGCGACGCCTCCGTCCTCGGCCAGGGCCTCCGCCGCATCGGCCGCCGCGCCCGCACGCGCACCACCTACGGCATCGGCTACGTGCCGCAGGACGCCGGCACCACGCTGCACCCGCAGCTCACCGCGAGCGAGGCCATCGCCGAGCCGATCTTCTCCCGCGACCGCCGCTTCGACAGCCAGGTCGCCGCGCGTCGCGTCGTCACGCTGCTCACCGCGCTCGACCTCCCGCCCGGCACGCAGGACCGCTACCCGCACGAGCTCTCGAGCGGCCAGCGCCAGCGCGTCGCCCTCGCCCGCGCGCTCGTCCTCGGCCCGCGCCTCCTCATCGCCGACGAGCCGACCTCGGGCGTCGACGTCATGAGCCGCGTCGCCGTGCTCGACCTGCTGCGCGACCTCCAGTCGCGCGGCGGCTTCTCCGCCCTCGTGGTGAGCCACGACCTCGCCGTCGTCGAGCGCCTCACCGACCGCCTCGCCGTGCTGCACCGCGGCACCCTCGTCGGCTACGGCGCGATCGACGACGTGCTCGCGGATCCCACGCACCCGTACGTGCGGGGCCTCGCGGAGTCGCGCACGGCCGCCGCGCCCGCCGCCGAGCCCGCGCCCGCGGAGCGGGACCCCGACCCGGTCGTCGTGCTGCGATCCCCTGAACCGCCCGCCCGCGTCCCGCACCCCCGGAGGCCCCGCACATGA
- a CDS encoding dipeptide ABC transporter ATP-binding protein translates to MSDVVSIRDLGVTFATDGGDVRAVDGVSLTVAPGEILAIVGESGSGKSVTARTILGLLPDTAVTDGAVLLSDRTGQGAVDVLSISADELRRARGRDVAMVFQEPSTALNPVHTVGWQIVEGLRAHGRVSKKEGRAKAIDILRRVGIPDPETRVDHYPHQFSGGQKQRVVIAMALVLDPGLIVADEPTTALDVTVQAEILDLLRRCRDEFGAAVILITHNMGVVADLADRVAVMYRSRLVEQADVATLFASPKEEYTRNLLASVPKLGEGVAATVERAAVRSRARAASDAEAAPVVVARGLEIEYPGRLGSPAFRAVKGVDLRIEAGEVLGLVGESGSGKTTIGRAIAGLTNVTGGSLQVLGTEMLGVRERDFRKQRADIGFVFQDPATSFNPRLTIAECVAEPLIVHGRAKTPQAARGRVDELLEAVQLPKAFGDRYPHELSGGQRQRASLARGLALEPSLLVADEPTSALDVSVQARVLELFAELQRELGFAALFISHDLAVVDLLADRIAVLYRGELVEEGTGAEVLGNPQHPYTQRLLASLPVPDPREQAERRARLHALRAAERPAG, encoded by the coding sequence ATGAGCGACGTCGTCTCGATCCGCGACCTCGGCGTCACCTTCGCGACCGACGGCGGCGACGTCCGCGCGGTCGACGGGGTGTCCCTGACGGTGGCGCCCGGCGAGATCCTCGCCATCGTGGGGGAGTCGGGGTCGGGCAAGTCCGTCACCGCCCGCACGATCCTCGGCCTCCTGCCCGACACCGCCGTCACCGACGGCGCGGTCCTGCTGAGCGACCGGACGGGCCAGGGCGCGGTCGACGTGCTGTCGATCTCCGCCGACGAGCTGCGCCGCGCGCGCGGCCGCGACGTCGCGATGGTGTTCCAGGAGCCGTCCACGGCGCTCAACCCCGTGCACACGGTCGGCTGGCAGATCGTCGAGGGCCTCCGCGCCCACGGCCGCGTCTCGAAGAAGGAGGGCCGCGCGAAGGCGATCGACATCCTCCGCCGCGTGGGCATCCCCGACCCCGAGACGCGCGTCGACCACTATCCGCACCAGTTCTCGGGCGGGCAGAAGCAGCGCGTCGTCATCGCCATGGCGCTCGTGCTGGATCCCGGGCTCATCGTCGCCGACGAGCCCACCACCGCGCTCGACGTGACCGTGCAGGCCGAGATCCTCGACCTGCTGCGCCGCTGCCGCGACGAGTTCGGCGCCGCCGTGATCCTCATCACGCACAACATGGGCGTCGTGGCCGACCTCGCCGACCGCGTGGCCGTCATGTACCGCTCGCGGCTCGTGGAGCAGGCCGACGTGGCCACGCTCTTCGCCTCCCCGAAGGAGGAGTACACGCGGAACCTGCTGGCGTCCGTGCCGAAGCTCGGCGAGGGCGTCGCCGCGACCGTGGAGCGCGCCGCGGTGCGCTCCCGGGCCCGCGCGGCGTCGGACGCCGAGGCGGCGCCCGTCGTCGTGGCGCGCGGCCTGGAGATCGAGTACCCCGGTCGCCTCGGGTCGCCCGCCTTCCGCGCCGTCAAGGGCGTGGACCTGCGCATCGAGGCCGGCGAGGTCCTCGGGCTCGTGGGGGAGTCGGGCTCCGGCAAGACCACCATCGGCCGCGCCATCGCGGGGCTCACGAACGTCACCGGCGGATCCCTCCAGGTCCTCGGCACCGAGATGCTCGGCGTGCGCGAGCGCGACTTCCGGAAGCAGCGCGCCGACATCGGGTTCGTGTTCCAGGACCCGGCGACGAGCTTCAACCCGCGCCTCACGATCGCCGAGTGCGTGGCCGAGCCGCTCATCGTCCACGGCCGCGCGAAGACCCCGCAGGCGGCGCGCGGGCGCGTCGACGAGCTGCTCGAGGCCGTCCAGCTGCCGAAGGCGTTCGGCGACCGCTACCCGCACGAGCTCTCGGGCGGCCAGCGCCAGCGCGCCAGCCTCGCCCGCGGGCTCGCGCTCGAGCCGTCGCTGCTCGTGGCCGACGAGCCCACGAGCGCGCTCGACGTGTCGGTGCAGGCACGCGTGCTGGAGCTCTTCGCGGAGCTGCAGCGCGAGCTCGGGTTCGCGGCGCTGTTCATCAGCCACGACCTGGCCGTCGTCGACCTGCTCGCCGACCGCATCGCCGTCCTGTACCGCGGCGAGCTCGTGGAGGAGGGGACGGGCGCGGAGGTGCTCGGGAACCCGCAGCACCCCTACACGCAGCGCCTGCTGGCGTCGCTGCCGGTGCCGGATCCGCGCGAGCAGGCCGAGCGCCGCGCGCGCCTGCACGCGCTCCGGGCCGCCGAGCGGCCGGCTGGCTAG
- a CDS encoding ABC transporter permease encodes MTDTTTAPAPVPARRTLFQRLPLVSHVRQSVGLQRGMLVAGMVITGVFIVLAAFAPLIAPFGFAQGRDDSGSFPRTSAPDGTHIWGTTVGGYDVFSRVVWGTQTALSVVVIAVILSLFLGVLLGVVSGYLGGWLDRILVVIADAIYPFPTLLLAIVVSIVLNGGQSSLWGGILSAAVSITVVYIPQYFRVIRAEVVRLKAEAFVESAKVIGTSTPRIMFVHVLRNSTRTLPLILTLNASEAILTLAGLGFLGFGISPTSAAEWGYDLNRALADTASGVWWTGVFPGVAIVLLVLGLTLVGESVNDISDPKLRARKRASTKKVAA; translated from the coding sequence ATGACCGACACCACCACCGCGCCCGCGCCCGTCCCGGCGCGCCGCACCCTGTTCCAGCGCCTCCCGCTCGTCTCGCACGTGCGCCAGAGCGTGGGCCTCCAGCGCGGCATGCTCGTCGCCGGCATGGTCATCACGGGGGTCTTCATCGTGCTCGCGGCATTCGCGCCGCTCATCGCCCCGTTCGGCTTCGCGCAGGGCCGCGACGACAGCGGGTCCTTCCCGCGCACGTCGGCGCCCGACGGCACCCACATCTGGGGCACCACGGTGGGCGGCTACGACGTGTTCTCGCGCGTCGTCTGGGGCACGCAGACCGCGCTGTCCGTCGTCGTGATCGCCGTGATCCTGTCGCTGTTCCTCGGCGTGCTGCTCGGGGTGGTCTCCGGCTACCTGGGCGGCTGGCTCGACCGGATCCTCGTGGTCATCGCCGACGCCATCTACCCGTTCCCGACGCTGCTGCTCGCCATCGTGGTGAGCATCGTGCTGAACGGCGGGCAGTCGAGCCTGTGGGGCGGCATCCTGTCGGCGGCCGTGAGCATCACGGTCGTCTACATCCCGCAGTACTTCCGGGTCATCCGCGCGGAGGTCGTGCGGCTGAAGGCGGAGGCGTTCGTCGAGAGCGCCAAGGTCATCGGCACGTCGACGCCGCGGATCATGTTCGTGCACGTGCTGCGGAACTCCACCCGCACGCTGCCGCTGATCCTCACGCTCAACGCCTCCGAGGCGATCCTCACGCTCGCGGGCCTCGGCTTCCTCGGCTTCGGCATCTCGCCGACGTCGGCCGCCGAATGGGGCTACGACCTCAACCGCGCGCTCGCGGACACCGCGAGCGGCGTCTGGTGGACGGGCGTCTTCCCCGGCGTCGCCATCGTGCTGCTCGTCCTCGGGCTCACGCTCGTGGGCGAGAGCGTGAACGACATCTCCGACCCCAAGCTGCGCGCCCGCAAGCGCGCCTCGACGAAGAAGGTGGCCGCATGA
- a CDS encoding ABC transporter permease has protein sequence MTVIPDAAPASAPPGAQQPKARKQGIGLGQYILIRAVLIIPTVFILVTLVFFLMRIVGDPISAAVGDRLTPEQLQERLATAGFDRPIIVQYLEYLGQIATGNFGRSLTDNRLISEVLLQYGSATLELVVYSLLVAFLIGIPLGLVAAYFKDRTPDAVLRILAILAYATPVFFAGLLLKLVFSVWLGILPLSGRADTRVEVALGRLENPTGIYLIDAIRLGSPTAVSDVLEHAVLPALALGLLTAGIFLRLVRTNVISTLGTEYVDAARSRGVGEFRLTTRHALKPALIPIITVVGLQIAVMLGGAVLTETTFEWRGLGFQLAQYLAARDFVAVQGIVALLAVIVAVTNFIVDVVAALIDPRVRY, from the coding sequence GTGACCGTCATCCCGGACGCCGCCCCCGCGTCCGCGCCCCCCGGGGCGCAGCAGCCCAAGGCCCGGAAGCAGGGGATCGGGCTCGGCCAGTACATCCTCATCCGCGCCGTGCTCATCATCCCGACCGTGTTCATCCTCGTGACGCTGGTCTTCTTCCTCATGCGCATCGTGGGCGACCCGATCTCCGCCGCCGTGGGCGACCGCCTCACGCCGGAGCAGCTGCAGGAGCGCCTCGCGACCGCCGGGTTCGACCGGCCGATCATCGTCCAGTACCTCGAGTACCTCGGCCAGATCGCCACCGGCAACTTCGGCCGCTCGCTCACCGACAACCGGCTCATCAGCGAGGTGCTGCTGCAGTACGGCTCGGCCACGCTCGAGCTCGTCGTCTACTCGCTCCTCGTCGCGTTCCTCATCGGCATCCCGCTCGGCCTCGTCGCCGCCTACTTCAAGGACCGCACGCCCGACGCCGTGCTGCGGATCCTCGCGATCCTCGCCTACGCCACGCCCGTCTTCTTCGCGGGCCTGCTGCTGAAGCTCGTCTTCTCCGTCTGGCTCGGGATCCTGCCGCTGTCCGGCCGCGCGGACACCCGCGTGGAGGTCGCTCTCGGCCGGCTCGAGAACCCGACCGGCATCTACCTGATCGACGCGATCCGCCTCGGCAGCCCCACCGCCGTGAGCGACGTGCTCGAGCACGCGGTGCTGCCGGCGCTCGCGCTGGGGCTCCTGACCGCGGGCATCTTCCTGCGGCTCGTGCGCACCAACGTCATCTCCACGCTCGGCACCGAGTACGTGGACGCGGCCCGCTCGCGCGGCGTCGGCGAGTTCCGCCTCACCACCCGGCACGCGCTGAAGCCCGCCCTCATCCCGATCATCACGGTCGTCGGCCTGCAGATCGCCGTGATGCTCGGCGGCGCGGTGCTCACGGAGACCACGTTCGAGTGGCGGGGCCTCGGCTTCCAGCTCGCGCAGTACCTGGCGGCGCGCGACTTCGTGGCCGTGCAGGGCATCGTGGCGCTGCTGGCCGTGATCGTGGCCGTGACCAACTTCATCGTCGACGTCGTCGCGGCGCTCATCGACCCGCGAGTGAGGTACTGA
- a CDS encoding ABC transporter substrate-binding protein, whose translation MTSAFTRRSRVLLATAGFSAAALVLAGCSGGSGDPLAEDGATGGGSIVVGTTDKVLSLDPAGSYDNGSFAVQNQVYPFLFNSPYGSPDVEPDLAVSGEYTSPNEFTVELKPDLKFANGHALTASDVKFTFDRIATIAANGADNGNGPSSLLANVESVAAPDDTTVVFTLKTANDQTFEQVLSSPAGPIVDEEVFPADALADPADIVSANAFAGQYVITDFQLNQLVAYAPNADYQGVLPKAENGGVTARYYADETTMKLAVQNGEIDVAGRSLGATDIADLKKDDSVQVIDGPGGEIRYITFNLNTQPFGKSTGEADEAKALAVRQAAADLIDREELSTQVYNGTYTPLYSYVADGLSGANEALKGLYGDGDGGPDADKAAKALSDAGVQTPVALQLQFNPDHYGAGSDDEYSLIKQQLEATGLFQVNLQSTIWDQYSKARVNDEYPAYQLGWFPDYSDADNYLTPFFSPQSFVKNHYDNPTVTDLITQQLSEADATKRAEIIGQIQDDVAADLPTLPLLQGSQVAVAGKDVKGVTLDASFKFRYAPITKG comes from the coding sequence ATGACGTCCGCATTCACGAGGCGCTCACGCGTCCTGCTCGCCACGGCCGGGTTCTCCGCCGCGGCCCTCGTCCTCGCCGGCTGCTCCGGCGGATCCGGCGACCCGCTCGCCGAGGACGGCGCGACAGGCGGCGGCTCCATCGTCGTCGGCACGACCGACAAGGTCCTCTCGCTCGACCCGGCCGGCTCCTACGACAACGGCTCGTTCGCGGTGCAGAACCAGGTCTACCCGTTCCTGTTCAACAGCCCCTACGGCAGCCCGGACGTCGAGCCCGACCTCGCCGTCTCCGGCGAGTACACCTCGCCGAACGAGTTCACGGTCGAGCTGAAGCCCGACCTGAAGTTCGCGAACGGCCACGCGCTCACCGCGAGCGACGTCAAGTTCACGTTCGACCGCATCGCGACCATCGCGGCCAACGGCGCCGACAACGGCAACGGCCCGTCGTCGCTCCTCGCGAACGTCGAGTCCGTCGCGGCGCCCGACGACACCACCGTCGTCTTCACGCTGAAGACCGCGAACGACCAGACCTTCGAGCAGGTGCTCTCCAGCCCCGCCGGCCCCATCGTCGACGAGGAGGTCTTCCCGGCCGACGCGCTGGCCGACCCGGCCGACATCGTCTCGGCGAACGCCTTCGCGGGCCAGTACGTCATCACCGACTTCCAGCTCAACCAGCTCGTCGCCTACGCGCCGAACGCCGACTACCAGGGCGTCCTGCCGAAGGCCGAGAACGGCGGCGTGACCGCGCGCTACTACGCGGACGAGACCACCATGAAGCTCGCCGTGCAGAACGGCGAGATCGACGTCGCGGGCCGCTCGCTCGGCGCGACCGACATCGCCGACCTCAAGAAGGACGACTCCGTCCAGGTCATCGACGGCCCCGGCGGCGAGATCCGCTACATCACGTTCAACCTGAACACGCAGCCCTTCGGCAAGAGCACGGGCGAGGCCGACGAGGCCAAGGCCCTCGCGGTGCGCCAGGCGGCCGCCGACCTCATCGACCGCGAGGAGCTGTCGACCCAGGTCTACAACGGCACCTACACGCCGCTCTACTCCTACGTGGCCGACGGCCTCTCCGGCGCCAACGAGGCGCTCAAGGGCCTGTACGGCGACGGCGACGGCGGACCCGACGCGGACAAGGCCGCGAAGGCCCTATCCGACGCGGGCGTGCAGACGCCGGTCGCGCTGCAGCTCCAGTTCAACCCGGACCACTACGGCGCCGGCTCGGACGACGAGTACTCGCTCATCAAGCAGCAGCTCGAGGCGACCGGCCTGTTCCAGGTCAACCTGCAGTCCACGATCTGGGACCAGTACAGCAAGGCCCGCGTCAACGACGAGTACCCGGCGTACCAGCTCGGCTGGTTCCCCGACTACTCGGACGCGGACAACTACCTCACGCCGTTCTTCTCCCCGCAGTCCTTCGTGAAGAACCACTACGACAACCCCACCGTGACGGACCTCATCACGCAGCAGCTGTCGGAGGCGGACGCCACGAAGCGCGCCGAGATCATCGGCCAGATCCAGGACGACGTCGCCGCCGACCTGCCGACCCTGCCCCTGCTCCAGGGCTCGCAGGTCGCGGTGGCCGGCAAGGACGTGAAGGGCGTGACGCTCGACGCCTCCTTCAAGTTCCGCTACGCGCCGATCACCAAGGGCTAG
- the dnaG gene encoding DNA primase: MALIRKSDIDEVRSRVNLGDVVGEYVTLKSAGVGSLKGLCPFHDERTPSFHVRPQVGFYHCFGCGEGGDVYTFLQRMDHVTFAEAVERMAQRIGYQLHYEDGQAATDQGNRSRLLGANEAAAEFFVEQLGSEEAEIGRTFLGERGFDQGAAQRFGVGFAPQSWDALSSHLKAKGYTEAELVTAGLLSQGDRGAYDRFRGRLVWPIRDLTGATVGFGARRLREDDKGPKYLNTPETPVYHKSSVLYGLDLAKRDVSRGRQVVVVEGYTDVMACHLAGVTTAVATCGTSFGVDHIKVLRRVLGDDSGLGEVVFTFDPDAAGQKAAMRAFSEERRFAAQTYVAVGPEGLDPCDLRLTRGDDAVRRMIQGKKPMFEFAIKQILADHDLDTVEGRVAALRAAAPVVADIRDPSLRPGYARELAGWLGMDLTEVGRAVQTAGRSMPADGADRSGGAPQGRHAQGGHGPDDDGAGDASRSMSLMDLPTDLATRLERDALMAMLQHPELVGNDLVMRAAQVTFVNESLAVVRDGVIGSMDALGGADWLSRVALEVPESFATLVKQLGVAPLPNRGDADKLAVYVKGVTAELVGRDLLRRKADLIGRLQRTDATHERERYQEIQRELMQVEAERRALRE, encoded by the coding sequence ATGGCCCTGATCCGCAAGAGCGACATCGACGAGGTCCGCTCCCGGGTCAACCTGGGCGACGTCGTGGGGGAGTACGTCACCCTCAAGTCCGCCGGCGTCGGTTCCCTGAAGGGCCTCTGCCCCTTCCACGACGAGCGCACCCCGAGCTTCCATGTTCGGCCGCAGGTCGGCTTCTACCACTGCTTCGGCTGCGGCGAGGGCGGGGACGTCTACACGTTCCTGCAGCGCATGGACCACGTGACGTTCGCCGAGGCCGTCGAGCGCATGGCGCAGCGGATCGGCTACCAGCTCCACTACGAGGACGGCCAGGCCGCCACCGACCAGGGCAACCGCTCCCGGCTCCTCGGCGCGAACGAGGCGGCCGCGGAGTTCTTCGTCGAGCAGCTCGGGTCCGAGGAGGCGGAGATCGGCCGCACCTTCCTCGGGGAGCGCGGCTTCGACCAGGGCGCGGCGCAGCGGTTCGGCGTCGGCTTCGCCCCGCAGAGCTGGGACGCGCTGTCCTCGCACCTGAAGGCCAAGGGGTACACGGAGGCCGAGCTCGTGACCGCCGGTCTCCTCAGCCAGGGCGACCGCGGCGCCTACGACCGGTTCCGCGGCCGGCTGGTGTGGCCCATCCGCGACCTCACGGGCGCCACCGTCGGCTTCGGCGCGCGCCGCCTGCGCGAGGACGACAAGGGCCCGAAGTACCTCAACACCCCCGAGACGCCCGTCTACCACAAGAGCTCCGTGCTCTACGGGCTCGACCTCGCCAAGCGCGACGTGAGCCGCGGCCGCCAGGTCGTCGTGGTCGAGGGCTACACCGACGTCATGGCGTGCCACCTCGCGGGCGTGACCACCGCGGTCGCCACGTGCGGCACCTCGTTCGGCGTCGACCACATCAAGGTGCTCCGTCGCGTGCTCGGCGACGACAGCGGCCTCGGCGAGGTCGTCTTCACGTTCGACCCCGACGCCGCCGGGCAGAAGGCCGCCATGCGCGCGTTCTCCGAGGAGCGCCGGTTCGCCGCGCAGACCTACGTCGCGGTCGGGCCCGAGGGACTGGATCCCTGCGACCTCCGCCTGACGCGCGGCGACGACGCCGTGCGCCGCATGATCCAGGGCAAGAAGCCCATGTTCGAGTTCGCGATCAAGCAGATCCTCGCCGACCACGACCTCGACACCGTCGAGGGCCGGGTCGCCGCGCTCCGGGCCGCCGCGCCCGTGGTCGCCGACATCCGCGACCCGTCGCTCCGCCCCGGCTACGCGCGCGAGCTCGCCGGCTGGCTCGGCATGGACCTCACCGAGGTGGGCCGCGCCGTCCAGACCGCGGGCCGCAGCATGCCCGCCGACGGCGCCGACCGCTCGGGCGGAGCGCCGCAGGGCCGCCACGCGCAGGGCGGGCACGGCCCGGACGACGACGGCGCCGGCGACGCGTCCCGATCCATGTCGCTCATGGACCTCCCGACCGACCTCGCGACCCGCCTCGAGCGCGACGCCCTCATGGCGATGCTGCAGCACCCCGAGCTCGTCGGGAACGACCTCGTCATGCGCGCCGCGCAGGTCACCTTCGTCAACGAGAGCCTCGCGGTCGTCCGCGACGGCGTCATCGGCAGCATGGACGCCCTCGGCGGCGCGGACTGGCTGTCGCGCGTCGCCCTCGAGGTGCCGGAGTCGTTCGCGACGCTCGTGAAGCAGCTGGGCGTCGCGCCGCTGCCGAACCGCGGCGACGCGGACAAGCTCGCCGTCTACGTGAAGGGCGTCACGGCGGAGCTCGTCGGGCGCGACCTCCTGCGCCGCAAGGCCGACCTCATCGGGCGGCTGCAGCGCACCGACGCGACCCACGAGCGCGAGCGGTACCAGGAGATCCAGCGCGAGCTCATGCAGGTCGAGGCCGAGCGCCGGGCGCTCCGCGAGTAG
- a CDS encoding deoxyguanosinetriphosphate triphosphohydrolase produces MAAEGTTTGSTYSETDAERWYPEQHSSRRSDFARDRARLLHSSALRRLAAKTQVLSPMAGLDFARNRLTHSLEVAQVGRELASSLDLDPDVVDTACLAHDIGHPPFGHNGERALNDWASDIGGFEGNAQTLRLLTRLEPKVIGPEGRPYGLNLTRASLDASCKYPWPSSQSVPDPSGRGKFGFYDDDVAAFEWLREGAPAGRRCIEAEVMDLSDDIAYSVHDFEDAIVGGYVDVRTLGARVDHEELVDSMVAWIGGAHSHEELIQAFDRLDSLDVWVDEYDGGRGAQAALKDLTSQLIGRFAGAATQLTRATHTDRSLIRFGAHVVVPRAIQAEIAVLKGIVAAFVMSKNTRQPIYARQREVLAGLADALHARGADELDPGFAGDWREAEDDGARKRVIVDQVASLTDQSAIAWYERLCARPVF; encoded by the coding sequence GTGGCGGCTGAGGGCACGACGACGGGGTCCACGTACAGCGAGACCGACGCGGAGCGCTGGTATCCGGAGCAGCACTCGTCGAGGCGCAGCGACTTCGCGCGCGACCGCGCCCGGCTCCTGCACTCCAGCGCGCTGCGCCGCCTGGCCGCCAAGACGCAGGTGCTGAGCCCGATGGCCGGGCTCGACTTCGCGCGCAACCGCCTCACGCACTCCCTCGAGGTGGCGCAGGTGGGCCGCGAGCTCGCCTCGAGCCTCGACCTGGATCCCGACGTGGTCGACACCGCGTGCCTCGCGCACGACATCGGCCACCCGCCCTTCGGCCACAACGGCGAGCGGGCGCTCAACGACTGGGCGTCCGACATCGGCGGCTTCGAGGGCAACGCGCAGACCCTGCGGCTGCTCACGCGGCTGGAGCCCAAGGTCATCGGGCCGGAGGGCCGCCCGTACGGGCTCAACCTCACGCGCGCCAGCCTCGACGCGAGCTGCAAGTACCCGTGGCCGAGCTCGCAGTCGGTGCCCGACCCGTCCGGCCGCGGCAAGTTCGGCTTCTACGACGACGACGTGGCCGCGTTCGAGTGGCTGCGCGAGGGCGCGCCCGCGGGCCGGCGCTGCATCGAGGCGGAGGTCATGGACCTCAGCGACGACATCGCCTACTCCGTCCACGACTTCGAGGACGCCATCGTCGGCGGCTACGTCGACGTGCGCACGCTCGGCGCCCGGGTCGACCACGAGGAGCTCGTCGACTCGATGGTCGCGTGGATCGGCGGCGCGCACTCGCACGAGGAGCTCATCCAGGCGTTCGACCGGCTCGACTCCCTCGACGTCTGGGTGGACGAGTACGACGGCGGCCGCGGCGCGCAGGCCGCGCTCAAGGACCTCACGAGCCAGCTCATCGGCCGGTTCGCGGGCGCCGCCACGCAGCTCACGCGGGCCACGCACACCGACCGCAGCCTCATCCGCTTCGGCGCGCACGTCGTGGTGCCCCGCGCCATCCAGGCGGAGATCGCGGTGCTCAAGGGCATCGTCGCGGCGTTCGTCATGTCGAAGAACACGCGCCAGCCCATCTACGCGCGGCAGCGCGAGGTGCTCGCGGGCCTCGCGGACGCGCTGCACGCGCGCGGCGCCGACGAGCTCGACCCGGGCTTCGCGGGCGACTGGCGCGAGGCAGAGGACGACGGCGCCCGCAAGCGCGTGATCGTCGACCAGGTCGCCAGCCTCACCGACCAGTCGGCCATCGCCTGGTACGAGCGCCTGTGCGCGCGTCCGGTCTTCTGA